The following are encoded together in the Methanosarcina flavescens genome:
- a CDS encoding GNAT family N-acetyltransferase, which translates to MKEILIRKAGKSDLQEIQRLLSTYFLDMEGLKAEDFFVAEIDGQIRGCAALIMSGSQDKRFLELHSIAVHPNFRGKGIGTRLVKRLLTTIDEPACDLYVRTTAPQFFEKLNFEKIKNLKKLLLWEDCKMCEHFEKCTQFAMRYSCN; encoded by the coding sequence ATGAAAGAAATTCTGATTCGAAAAGCTGGTAAATCAGACCTGCAAGAAATTCAGAGGCTTCTCTCAACTTATTTTCTCGATATGGAGGGGCTCAAAGCCGAGGATTTCTTTGTAGCTGAGATTGATGGACAAATTAGAGGATGCGCTGCTCTTATAATGTCTGGGTCTCAAGACAAGAGATTTCTGGAGCTTCATTCCATTGCTGTCCATCCCAACTTTCGGGGAAAAGGTATCGGAACCAGGCTTGTTAAGCGTCTCCTGACAACAATTGACGAGCCAGCCTGTGATCTCTATGTCAGGACGACTGCGCCCCAATTTTTTGAGAAGCTTAATTTCGAGAAAATTAAAAATCTCAAAAAGTTACTGCTCTGGGAAGATTGCAAAATGTGTGAGCATTTTGAAAAATGCACGCAGTTCGCAATGAGATATTCCTGCAACTAG
- a CDS encoding amidohydrolase, producing MKKIIKNAKIYTMSEAGILENADILIQDDKIAEIGTINEEDVEADDIIDVAGKFVFPGFIDAHSHVGIFEDSMGFEGADGNEDTDPVTPHLRAIDGINPLDICFSEALSSGVTATATGPGSANVIGGQFAAIKTYGTRIDNMIIKAPVAMKIAFGENPKRVYKEKNKTPVTRMATAAMLRDVLFKAAEYISKKEKSAAKNEEVPEYNIKYESLIPVLKGEIPLKAHAHRADDIYTAIRIAKEFNLKLTLEHVTDGYLMLDELKKEKYPCIIGPNLAGRTKIELKNLSFKNPGLLSKNGIMVAIMTDHPVIPIQYLALCAALSVKDGMDEYEALKAITIHPAKILGIDDRIGSIEKGKDADIVIMDGHPFDTFSTTHMVLVDGEIAYKAEK from the coding sequence ATGAAAAAAATAATTAAAAATGCAAAAATCTATACAATGTCAGAAGCTGGGATATTAGAAAATGCAGACATACTGATACAGGATGATAAAATAGCAGAAATAGGCACAATAAATGAAGAAGACGTAGAAGCAGACGATATAATTGATGTCGCTGGTAAATTTGTTTTCCCTGGCTTTATAGATGCTCACTCACATGTAGGAATTTTTGAAGATTCTATGGGTTTTGAAGGAGCAGACGGTAACGAAGATACTGATCCTGTGACACCACATCTCAGAGCAATTGATGGAATAAATCCTCTCGATATTTGTTTCAGTGAGGCGTTAAGCTCCGGGGTAACTGCAACAGCAACAGGTCCAGGCAGTGCTAATGTTATTGGTGGGCAGTTTGCTGCAATAAAAACCTATGGTACAAGAATAGACAATATGATAATTAAAGCACCTGTTGCAATGAAAATTGCTTTTGGAGAAAATCCAAAAAGAGTTTATAAAGAAAAAAATAAGACTCCAGTAACTCGGATGGCAACAGCAGCTATGTTAAGAGATGTCCTTTTTAAGGCAGCTGAATACATATCTAAAAAAGAGAAATCTGCTGCAAAAAATGAAGAAGTACCTGAATATAATATAAAGTATGAAAGCCTGATTCCAGTCCTGAAAGGTGAAATCCCATTAAAAGCTCATGCACACAGGGCTGATGATATTTATACCGCAATTAGAATCGCCAAAGAGTTCAACCTGAAACTTACATTAGAGCATGTAACTGATGGATATTTGATGCTTGATGAACTTAAAAAAGAAAAGTATCCATGTATAATTGGACCCAATCTCGCTGGAAGAACAAAGATAGAGCTTAAAAACTTAAGTTTTAAAAATCCGGGGTTATTATCAAAAAATGGCATAATGGTTGCAATTATGACAGACCATCCTGTAATTCCAATTCAGTATCTTGCTCTTTGCGCGGCGCTATCTGTTAAAGATGGAATGGATGAATATGAAGCTCTCAAAGCAATAACCATACATCCGGCCAAAATACTGGGTATAGATGACAGAATTGGCAGTATTGAAAAGGGTAAGGATGCTGACATTGTCATTATGGATGGTCACCCATTTGATACATTTTCTACCACTCACATGGTTTTGGTAGATGGTGAAATCGCTTATAAGGCAGAGAAATAA
- a CDS encoding type II/IV secretion system ATPase subunit produces MDEVKQTLAKSKFISGLLGKKGDYTSISEVIKKVKVYFDKPLRTLPAYDPEKDGPLVDFIVPDGFKEIERYWLQEPYNFVSILEDRRTRYYRLIEPSLTKFEKEILERIYEDFQDILVLGSTNSVSEKDAFLVDKALFLLENYRAEISNAALHKIIYYLKRNMLGYEKINPLLYDPYIEDISCDGADIPLFIYHTKYLNIESNIHFKDEELDALVVKMCQLNNKHVSVSQPIVDARLLEGSRLQAILGREITPRGSSFAIRKFRKDPITPIDLLSYKTCDLDMLVYLWLVIENGHNILFAGGTASGKTSMLNATSLFMPSTAKIVSIEDTRELLLYHNNWVSGIARQSFARDSTGEISMFDLLKAALRQRPDFIIVGEVRGSEALTLFQAMSTGHATSSTMHAGDVQTVINRLTHEPINVPNVMLQSLDVLCIQKQAYIGEKRVRRTQSLVEILNVDPETGDLGINELFNWEPSEDYFIKVGDSHIMQEIMYSRGWDTTQLRTEMDNRRKILTYMYEKNIRDYIQVSIVVQAYQSYPKMVMECIEDDTLQTMIKDMAAQEGGA; encoded by the coding sequence ATGGATGAAGTAAAACAAACGCTAGCGAAGAGTAAGTTTATTTCGGGGTTATTGGGGAAAAAAGGTGATTACACCTCCATTTCAGAGGTCATAAAGAAGGTTAAAGTTTACTTTGACAAGCCACTAAGAACTCTGCCAGCCTATGATCCTGAAAAGGATGGGCCTCTTGTAGATTTTATAGTGCCTGATGGATTCAAAGAAATCGAAAGGTACTGGCTTCAGGAGCCTTACAATTTTGTATCAATTCTGGAAGATCGCAGAACAAGATACTATAGACTTATCGAACCTTCGCTTACAAAGTTTGAAAAAGAGATTCTTGAACGGATTTATGAAGATTTTCAGGATATCCTAGTTTTAGGCTCTACAAATTCTGTTTCCGAAAAGGATGCGTTTCTTGTGGATAAAGCTCTCTTCCTTCTTGAAAATTACAGGGCTGAAATCTCAAACGCAGCCCTTCATAAGATAATATATTATCTTAAAAGAAATATGTTAGGTTACGAAAAAATTAATCCGCTTCTTTATGATCCTTATATAGAAGACATTTCGTGTGATGGAGCAGATATCCCACTTTTCATTTATCATACAAAGTATCTCAATATTGAGAGTAATATTCATTTTAAAGACGAAGAACTTGATGCCCTTGTAGTTAAAATGTGCCAGTTGAATAACAAGCATGTATCTGTAAGCCAGCCAATTGTAGATGCAAGACTTCTGGAAGGATCGAGACTTCAGGCTATTTTAGGAAGGGAAATTACTCCTAGAGGCAGTTCTTTTGCCATCCGTAAGTTCAGGAAAGACCCCATTACTCCGATAGACTTGCTTAGCTATAAAACGTGTGATCTTGACATGCTAGTATATCTCTGGTTGGTCATTGAGAACGGTCACAACATTCTTTTTGCGGGAGGAACAGCATCGGGGAAAACTTCTATGCTCAATGCTACGTCCCTGTTTATGCCTTCAACAGCCAAGATAGTCTCTATAGAAGATACGCGGGAACTCCTGCTCTATCATAACAACTGGGTTTCCGGGATTGCAAGGCAGAGTTTTGCCAGAGACTCAACGGGAGAAATTTCCATGTTTGACCTCTTGAAAGCTGCTCTCAGGCAGCGTCCCGATTTCATTATTGTGGGTGAAGTGAGAGGCAGTGAGGCTCTGACTCTTTTCCAGGCAATGTCAACAGGGCATGCAACAAGTTCAACTATGCACGCAGGAGATGTGCAGACTGTTATAAACAGGCTTACGCACGAACCAATAAATGTACCAAATGTAATGCTGCAGTCTCTTGATGTACTCTGTATTCAAAAACAAGCATACATCGGAGAGAAAAGAGTTAGAAGAACCCAGAGTCTCGTGGAAATTCTTAATGTTGACCCTGAGACAGGGGATCTTGGCATAAATGAGCTTTTCAACTGGGAACCTTCTGAAGATTATTTCATCAAAGTGGGAGATTCCCACATCATGCAGGAGATTATGTATTCTCGAGGTTGGGATACCACTCAGCTGAGAACTGAAATGGACAATCGAAGAAAAATACTGACATACATGTATGAAAAAAACATAAGGGACTATATCCAGGTATCTATTGTAGTCCAGGCATATCAGAGCTATCCTAAGATGGTTATGGAATGTATCGAGGACGATACCTTGCAGACTATGATAAAGGATATGGCTGCTCAAGAGGGGGGAGCATGA
- the glmM gene encoding phosphoglucosamine mutase, whose amino-acid sequence MALFGTNGVRGIANEYINPELAVNLARSLGTYMGSKGTVAIGCDTRISGQMLKSAAIAGALSTGLNVIDVGTLPTPSIQFYVRDYADAGIVITASHNPREYNGIKLIAGDGTEFPRDGEKEIEKIYYSGKYSIVSWEKTGSFRTDSGANDYYIRNIINSVDAETIRSRRLKVVIDTGCGAGSLTLPFLLRELGCNVLTLGAQPDGIFPWRNPEPTPDALTELSKLVKMTGADFGAAHDGDADRIVFIDENGEFLNEEVLLAMMAKYMLECEKGPLVTPVSSSQRMADVAKDAGVELYWTAVGSINVARKMMEVGAVFGGEGNGGLIFPKHQYCRDGAMTCAKILEILAKGNRLSELAKSVPHYFNAKTKIPSVNIHTTMEIVKNEASGLGYKMDTIDGIKIWYEDGWVLIRPSGTEPIFRIFAEAKKQERAEELMQEGLQMVIRAEKASAPE is encoded by the coding sequence ATGGCATTATTTGGAACTAACGGTGTACGTGGTATCGCCAACGAATATATAAATCCAGAACTGGCAGTCAATTTAGCTAGAAGTCTTGGTACGTATATGGGCTCGAAAGGCACTGTTGCTATAGGCTGTGATACCCGGATCTCGGGGCAGATGCTGAAATCCGCTGCAATTGCCGGGGCTCTTTCAACAGGTTTGAATGTAATTGATGTGGGAACTTTACCTACTCCTTCTATTCAGTTTTATGTGCGCGACTATGCCGATGCAGGGATTGTTATTACCGCCTCCCACAACCCAAGAGAATATAACGGGATTAAATTAATTGCCGGTGATGGCACGGAATTTCCCAGGGATGGTGAAAAAGAAATTGAAAAAATTTACTATTCAGGGAAATATTCTATTGTATCCTGGGAAAAGACCGGCAGTTTCAGAACTGATTCTGGAGCCAATGATTACTATATCAGAAACATTATCAATTCGGTAGACGCCGAAACTATCCGTAGCCGCAGGTTAAAGGTAGTTATTGATACCGGCTGCGGAGCCGGTTCGCTAACTCTTCCATTCCTGCTCAGGGAATTGGGGTGCAATGTGCTGACTCTTGGAGCTCAACCCGATGGGATTTTCCCCTGGCGAAATCCTGAACCTACGCCCGATGCTTTAACCGAGCTCTCCAAACTTGTGAAGATGACTGGAGCCGATTTCGGAGCTGCCCACGATGGGGATGCGGATAGAATAGTCTTCATAGATGAGAATGGCGAATTTCTAAATGAGGAAGTTTTGCTTGCTATGATGGCAAAATATATGCTTGAATGTGAAAAAGGTCCTTTAGTAACTCCTGTTAGCTCTTCGCAACGCATGGCTGATGTAGCAAAAGACGCAGGAGTTGAACTTTACTGGACAGCGGTTGGCTCAATCAATGTCGCCCGAAAAATGATGGAAGTAGGTGCGGTTTTCGGAGGTGAAGGCAATGGAGGCCTTATTTTCCCCAAACATCAGTATTGTAGGGACGGTGCAATGACCTGTGCCAAAATCCTTGAAATTCTGGCAAAAGGAAACAGGCTTTCCGAACTTGCTAAAAGTGTGCCTCATTATTTTAACGCAAAAACCAAAATTCCCTCTGTAAATATCCATACCACGATGGAAATAGTAAAAAACGAAGCCTCTGGTCTTGGATATAAGATGGATACTATTGATGGAATTAAGATCTGGTACGAAGATGGCTGGGTTCTCATTCGCCCCTCAGGCACGGAACCGATTTTCCGGATCTTTGCCGAAGCAAAAAAGCAGGAAAGAGCCGAGGAACTCATGCAAGAAGGCTTGCAAATGGTTATAAGAGCGGAAAAAGCCTCAGCCCCCGAATAA
- a CDS encoding type IV pilin N-terminal domain-containing protein — MNNFLKLFSIWKGSKSSAIRQDCDAVSEVIGQMLMMTVVVLAFSVIALMVYSDGGAGIPEHIPHVDFCESIYAVNNTVQIVHAGGEAIDKFAINIILSGNYGMPDEFSRTYSMSDSEVKILKPDGKVSIDDALSDNTLTLGDRIIINTKESRISLTSKDSIDLLIVHIPSQQVIQKTVLQPVPVKTLGWITPYPYGSVYDSTLGWLPMEQVGTINDGVL, encoded by the coding sequence ATGAATAATTTTTTGAAGTTGTTCTCTATTTGGAAGGGCTCTAAAAGCAGTGCAATTAGACAGGACTGCGATGCAGTCTCAGAGGTAATAGGTCAAATGTTAATGATGACTGTAGTAGTTTTGGCTTTTTCTGTAATAGCTCTTATGGTATATTCTGATGGCGGGGCTGGAATCCCGGAACATATTCCGCACGTCGACTTTTGTGAAAGTATTTATGCAGTTAACAATACTGTGCAGATTGTCCATGCTGGGGGAGAAGCTATTGATAAATTCGCAATCAATATAATACTTTCCGGCAACTATGGGATGCCAGATGAGTTTAGCAGGACTTATAGTATGTCCGACTCCGAAGTTAAAATCCTGAAACCTGATGGAAAAGTCTCCATTGATGATGCTCTCTCTGATAATACTCTGACTCTTGGAGACCGCATAATAATTAATACTAAAGAAAGTAGAATTTCTCTCACCAGCAAGGATTCTATAGACCTGCTCATCGTGCACATACCATCTCAGCAAGTGATCCAGAAAACCGTACTCCAGCCAGTTCCAGTGAAAACTCTGGGTTGGATAACTCCTTATCCATATGGGAGTGTTTATGACAGTACTTTAGGGTGGTTACCCATGGAGCAGGTTGGAACAATAAATGATGGAGTTTTGTAG
- a CDS encoding cysteine desulfurase, with amino-acid sequence MYDVYAVREDFPVLKEVVYLDSTATTQTPIPAVEAMVEYFYRYAGNHGRGAHRLAREATNRYEDARETVASFLDAEPSKTVFMKNTTEGINLIANSYPWEAGDHIITTLLEHHSNLLPWLRLQKKGVKVTVISPDSEGKIDISSIEEAFTEKTRLVAITQVSNVFGSIQDVKKVTRLAHRNGIKTLIDGAQSAGHMPVSLKDLDCDFFATAGHKGLLGPQGTGVLYIKEPDVLDSASVGGGTISDIEGCTYVLEPSPACFEAGTPNIPGVIALGKAVEYVKKIGVSEIESHEIKLSTETAKRLSELEHVEVYGPDDRAGIVPFNVKGLHAHDVALILDQTRKICVRSGHHCAIPIVRFLKVDSTVRASFALYNTEEEVDILVNAVAGLKALVS; translated from the coding sequence ATGTACGATGTATATGCGGTCCGTGAAGATTTCCCTGTTTTAAAAGAAGTCGTGTACCTTGATAGTACGGCAACTACTCAGACACCGATACCTGCAGTCGAAGCCATGGTCGAGTACTTTTACAGGTATGCTGGCAACCATGGGAGAGGTGCACACCGTTTAGCAAGGGAAGCTACAAATCGTTATGAAGATGCAAGGGAAACAGTTGCGAGTTTCCTGGACGCAGAGCCTTCAAAAACCGTTTTTATGAAAAATACCACTGAAGGTATAAATCTCATTGCAAACAGCTATCCCTGGGAAGCTGGGGATCATATTATTACGACCCTGCTAGAACATCATTCAAATCTTCTTCCCTGGCTGCGCTTACAGAAAAAAGGCGTAAAAGTTACGGTTATAAGTCCTGACAGCGAGGGAAAGATCGATATCTCTTCTATAGAGGAGGCTTTTACTGAGAAAACAAGACTGGTTGCCATAACTCAGGTTTCAAACGTCTTCGGTTCCATTCAGGATGTAAAAAAAGTCACGAGACTTGCCCATCGAAATGGCATAAAAACCCTGATAGACGGGGCTCAGTCCGCAGGGCATATGCCAGTTAGTCTTAAAGATCTGGATTGTGACTTTTTTGCAACTGCAGGGCATAAAGGACTACTTGGACCGCAGGGCACTGGCGTACTTTATATTAAAGAACCAGATGTTCTCGATAGTGCCTCAGTGGGAGGAGGTACGATTTCGGATATTGAAGGGTGCACTTACGTACTGGAACCTTCTCCTGCCTGTTTTGAAGCTGGCACTCCAAACATTCCAGGAGTTATAGCCTTAGGAAAAGCAGTCGAATATGTAAAAAAAATAGGAGTTTCGGAAATAGAGTCGCACGAAATAAAATTGTCCACTGAAACTGCAAAAAGACTTTCCGAACTAGAGCATGTAGAGGTTTATGGGCCTGATGATAGGGCAGGAATAGTACCTTTTAATGTAAAAGGGCTTCATGCCCATGATGTTGCCCTGATTCTTGACCAGACCAGGAAAATCTGTGTAAGAAGCGGACATCACTGTGCAATCCCAATTGTACGTTTCCTGAAGGTGGACAGCACTGTAAGAGCTTCTTTTGCATTATATAATACAGAAGAAGAAGTAGATATACTGGTAAATGCAGTTGCCGGCCTTAAAGCTCTCGTTTCTTAA
- a CDS encoding DUF531 domain-containing protein — protein sequence MLTLGIVNTYDKIKILDAHYRAIARAAPICHAFGFHLALYDFPFKMTAEELVAYVMEKTTIGESGSYLKILYEKNHLSVSELPKKGFPSHFGEIVITTSKPNPKKQVTPVKIAEEAFRNRSFLFLVGLGHKGLPKELFERGKYHLDITGKGLSFETCTAIGAIPAYLSGLMASLETKK from the coding sequence ATGCTTACCCTTGGAATAGTAAATACCTATGATAAGATTAAAATTCTCGATGCTCACTACCGTGCAATTGCAAGAGCTGCTCCGATTTGCCATGCTTTTGGATTCCACCTTGCTCTTTATGATTTTCCTTTTAAAATGACTGCAGAAGAACTGGTAGCCTACGTGATGGAAAAAACCACAATAGGGGAATCGGGAAGTTATCTAAAGATCCTTTATGAAAAGAACCACCTGTCGGTATCCGAACTTCCAAAAAAAGGTTTTCCATCCCATTTTGGAGAAATCGTAATTACTACCTCAAAACCTAACCCAAAAAAGCAGGTTACACCCGTAAAAATCGCCGAAGAAGCCTTTAGAAACCGCTCTTTTCTATTTCTTGTAGGGCTGGGACACAAAGGGCTTCCGAAAGAACTTTTCGAGAGAGGAAAATATCATCTTGACATTACCGGCAAAGGCCTTTCTTTTGAGACCTGTACTGCAATTGGGGCAATTCCGGCCTATCTTTCAGGGCTCATGGCAAGTCTTGAAACTAAAAAGTGA
- the larE gene encoding ATP-dependent sacrificial sulfur transferase LarE, whose product MVAEKIELIKEAIKARGSVVVAFSGGVDSTTLAALAFEALGEKAIAVTIDSPLFPRRQLETAVKTACEIGIEHKILPFSQLSLPYFSANTLNRCYFCKKALLETLLDFAEKAGYHVVLEGTNSSELQGEYRPGYRAVQEAGEKIFSPFMEFDVTKEQIREIASKLFLSAASRPSAACLATRFPYGQPITVESLQKVEKAEDFLFSLGFSQFRVRMHEYLARIEVIQEEFEDVLRKREKIVRHLKSLGFDYITLDLEGFRSGSMDEPYIREKEIIKR is encoded by the coding sequence ATGGTTGCTGAAAAGATCGAACTGATAAAGGAGGCTATAAAAGCCAGAGGAAGTGTGGTCGTTGCATTCTCAGGGGGAGTAGATAGTACGACTCTTGCAGCCCTTGCTTTTGAAGCCCTTGGGGAAAAAGCAATCGCCGTGACCATAGATTCCCCACTCTTTCCAAGGAGACAGCTTGAAACAGCTGTCAAGACTGCCTGTGAGATCGGAATTGAGCATAAAATTCTTCCTTTCTCCCAGTTGAGCCTTCCTTATTTTTCAGCAAATACATTAAATAGGTGTTATTTCTGTAAAAAAGCCCTGCTTGAAACCCTTCTGGATTTCGCGGAAAAAGCGGGATACCACGTTGTGCTTGAAGGCACAAATTCCTCCGAACTGCAGGGAGAATACCGCCCGGGCTACAGGGCAGTACAGGAAGCGGGAGAAAAGATTTTTTCTCCTTTTATGGAATTTGATGTAACAAAAGAACAAATCAGGGAGATTGCGTCGAAGCTTTTTCTTTCAGCAGCCAGCCGACCTTCCGCAGCCTGCCTTGCTACACGTTTTCCTTACGGGCAGCCGATAACTGTCGAATCACTTCAGAAAGTCGAAAAAGCCGAAGATTTTCTCTTTTCCCTGGGTTTTTCCCAGTTCAGGGTCAGGATGCATGAATACCTTGCCCGGATCGAGGTGATTCAGGAGGAATTTGAGGATGTTCTGCGGAAAAGAGAAAAAATTGTGCGTCATTTAAAATCCCTGGGCTTTGACTACATAACCCTTGACCTTGAGGGTTTCCGAAGCGGAAGCATGGACGAGCCTTACATCCGGGAAAAAGAGATTATAAAACGCTGA
- a CDS encoding type II secretion system F family protein — MYRGRYLADYDKGYGCSRGGSMIYTAVDKLAYRYFGDFFYKNRESFKDLKVKIRQSHISMTVDQYMASALMYSIIAGTAGGIFGLSLGLKIFGDPVSRLSLFLNSTNAGYAAKYVYPLAILTAIVVFIICSLIVFFLVYSYPYFQSNNRRACIDKSMLPSITYMYALTKGGMSVYDVFRSINMYTHIFGASAEEISYIVRDMDYLGKDFISALKSAKERTPSDVFKDFIDGLIIISSSGTINEYIKSKADQYQHMAELANRSLLQRLDVLAEVYVTALVAGPLFIMVTLVVLQFFKPASTQVLYMLIYVILPVATLLYLVILDTVGELSFNPKKGKVSSFSINLSDIPEIESGLTKEKEEERSKKYRMYRQLSIIKDMLLNPYRTLRDEPRYTFFIAVPAGLLYLTNLPESIANHLSFSPLLNINFDHVSEGAIKLATSVDDYIIIFTIILLIPFIIFYEIKVWRIRKIDERMPDFLRNLSSMNDSGILLANSLKLIAESKMGILSKELMKLKEDLSWGTSTSRALMKLENSIRTASSSRIIHILVKANESTSDLTSVLSITAAQAKIEQGLKKERSSQMVIYIVTIYISFFVFLFIVYILATDFFPQTASFTTASQSGGTGGIGNSYFNIDEYNMLMFHSALVQAVTSGLIAGKMGQGSAYLGLKYSVSMVIITYLAFTYLV; from the coding sequence ATGTATCGAGGACGATACCTTGCAGACTATGATAAAGGATATGGCTGCTCAAGAGGGGGGAGCATGATTTATACTGCTGTGGATAAACTTGCATACAGATACTTTGGAGATTTCTTTTACAAAAATAGAGAAAGCTTTAAAGATTTAAAAGTAAAGATACGCCAATCCCATATTTCCATGACAGTGGATCAGTACATGGCTTCTGCCTTAATGTATTCTATAATAGCAGGAACTGCTGGAGGTATTTTCGGCTTATCGCTGGGACTTAAAATTTTTGGTGATCCGGTTTCCCGCCTCAGCCTTTTCCTGAATTCTACAAATGCAGGTTATGCAGCAAAATATGTTTACCCTCTTGCAATTTTAACCGCTATTGTAGTGTTCATTATATGTTCTCTTATTGTTTTTTTTCTGGTATACAGTTATCCCTACTTTCAGTCAAATAACCGGCGAGCCTGTATAGATAAATCCATGCTTCCGTCAATAACCTATATGTATGCTCTGACGAAAGGAGGCATGTCGGTTTATGACGTGTTCAGATCCATTAACATGTATACCCATATATTTGGTGCGAGTGCGGAAGAAATATCCTATATTGTGAGAGATATGGACTATCTTGGAAAAGACTTCATAAGCGCTCTCAAATCTGCAAAAGAACGTACCCCTTCAGATGTTTTTAAGGACTTTATTGACGGGCTAATCATTATTTCAAGCAGCGGAACCATTAATGAGTATATAAAAAGCAAGGCTGATCAATATCAGCATATGGCAGAACTGGCGAATAGAAGTCTATTGCAGAGACTTGATGTTCTTGCCGAAGTTTATGTGACAGCACTGGTTGCAGGTCCTCTTTTCATAATGGTGACCCTTGTTGTACTGCAGTTCTTCAAACCTGCTTCAACCCAGGTTCTTTACATGCTTATCTATGTAATATTGCCTGTTGCAACCCTGCTCTATTTGGTAATTCTCGATACTGTGGGAGAACTTTCTTTCAACCCTAAGAAAGGTAAGGTCTCCAGTTTTTCAATAAACCTTTCCGACATCCCGGAAATCGAGTCAGGGCTCACCAAAGAGAAGGAAGAAGAGAGGAGTAAGAAGTACAGGATGTACAGGCAGCTCTCTATTATCAAAGATATGCTGCTAAATCCCTACAGAACTCTTCGGGACGAACCAAGATACACGTTTTTTATTGCAGTTCCGGCTGGTCTACTTTATCTCACCAATCTTCCAGAAAGTATTGCAAATCATCTCAGTTTTAGCCCTCTGTTGAACATAAATTTTGACCATGTCAGTGAAGGTGCTATCAAGCTGGCTACCTCAGTTGATGACTATATTATTATCTTTACTATCATTCTCCTGATTCCCTTCATTATTTTTTATGAGATCAAAGTCTGGAGAATACGCAAGATAGATGAGAGGATGCCTGACTTTTTAAGAAATCTCTCCAGCATGAACGACTCTGGAATTTTACTTGCGAATTCTTTAAAATTAATAGCAGAATCGAAAATGGGCATTTTAAGTAAAGAACTCATGAAGTTAAAGGAGGATCTATCCTGGGGTACTTCCACTTCAAGAGCTCTCATGAAGCTTGAGAACAGTATCAGAACAGCTTCTTCAAGCAGGATTATTCATATTCTGGTAAAAGCAAACGAATCTACAAGTGACCTTACAAGTGTACTCTCTATCACTGCTGCACAGGCTAAGATCGAACAGGGACTGAAGAAAGAGCGCTCATCACAAATGGTGATCTACATTGTCACTATCTATATATCCTTTTTTGTCTTCCTTTTCATAGTCTATATTCTGGCTACCGACTTCTTCCCGCAAACCGCCTCGTTCACAACTGCTTCCCAGTCAGGGGGAACCGGAGGAATAGGAAACAGCTATTTCAATATAGATGAATATAATATGCTCATGTTCCATTCAGCCCTGGTACAGGCTGTTACTTCGGGGCTTATTGCTGGAAAGATGGGACAGGGTTCTGCTTATCTGGGCCTGAAATATAGCGTCAGCATGGTGATAATTACTTATCTGGCATTTACTTACCTTGTTTGA